A region of the Mauremys mutica isolate MM-2020 ecotype Southern chromosome 14, ASM2049712v1, whole genome shotgun sequence genome:
ctttttgaagttcttcacaatctgctttggtcttaactatcttgagcagtttagtatcatctgcaaactttgccacctcactgtttacccctttctccagatcatttatgaataaattgaataggattggtcctaggactgacccttggggaacaccactagttacccctctccattctgagaatttaccatttattcctaccttttgttccctgtcttttaaccagttctcaatccatgaaaggaccttcccttttatcccatgacagcttaatttacgtaagagcctttggtgagggacaaaATCCAACCATCGTCTGgactccccagtgctcctcctcaaAGGCTCTAAATCAGCTggagagtggaaggtcctgggcaTCATGCCAGTACATGGGATCCACTGCACCTGAACAGTAGGAAAAGGTTTCTGTGTTGGGGCATCATTTATTGTTTTCCAGTTTCCAAGAGAGGGTTTATGGGCCTGAGCTTGAAGCTCCCAAAGCCAGTCACTGTTTCATTGTATTCATTAAGTTTGCATTTTCTCCTATTCCTCccagttttctgtacctttaccccGAATACACTTacctttgtttgtgccaaaccaccttgtctcctctttattttatttacagcacacaaggagggaggctaaatccactggtgatagatacaggagggagtcgagtttgtatcttctgagaaaaggggctttcctttcctatttctccccaTCATTTCTAAAGTTTTCCTTTTAAGCGTTGCCTTATTCCCCTTGAGGTAACAGCGCTCACCAAGCGTCTCCCATCTGTTGAGTGTCTAGCTATATCAGCGATGTGATCTGAGTGCCCCAGGACCAGTTTTACCTCTGCTCGGGCCATGTGTTGGCTGGGTGGGGGATATTTGTGCAGCTGAAATATAGGGGTGGAACTGTAACAAACTCCTGCTTACAGCCAAGGGACGCTGCAGCTGCACAGACCTGGCCATGCCCTGCTGTGCCCTGCCGAGAGCCCTTCATCGctcaccgacccctggggcaaaAGGAATTTCCCACATTCAGCCCTGGCTTCCCCCACATTGCTGCACTAGAGGGCACCAGTGTCACACTGCGAGGCCCATGTTCCTCTGGTGCAAGAAGGGAAGTCACCCTCTTCCGATATTTAATCATGGACTTTCCCACACTGCTTCTTCAGCTGTGGCCTCTGCCCTAATCAGATgggctcccccactccctgccaagACCAAAGGGAAATGCTCTCAGGCCATGGGAGAGGATACAGGTGAAACTGGCTGACTGCCTCCAGGGAGAGTTATGAGCTAAGGGGCCCACATGAAAAGGAGGTGGTATTAGAGCAGGAATCCTCAGTCAGTAAGCAGTTGGAATGGGAGTCTCAAACCCCTATGTGACGCCAGAGCACAAGTCCTGCTGACTTTCTGTTATAGCCCAGCAGCGTCCCTGCCCTGTGTGAAATAAGGCCATACACAGCCATCCCAGCTTGCTGTAAATCTAGAGTTGCTCTTGCAATTCTAGTGACTGTGCCGTCATATCTGGTATCTtgcttaaagcctcagctcctggagtcatgtgttTTATGGGGATcttggctttctttttttttttttaaagtttttctcaCCCTTGTGGCTGCAGAGGAAGAAATCTTGAAGACATGGTCTGAGTGTAACCTAAGGGCCCAGAAACTGGAgggcaaataaataaatcaataaataaaccCACACTATTGTGACTTTTctaatcttgtgatttttaagcGCAAGCCCataactggggtgggggtgaagagGGGGCTGACTCATGACCTGAATGCATAGAGTTGGCAATATTGTAGCTCTGTCCTGAGCGCTAGCCTCATGTGGCTGCTTCTGTCTCCCTGTCTCTGGGCATGGCAGGTCCCCAGTGTTTCCTGGGGAGAAGTGTCTCTCTTCCTGCACTTGGTCCCAGAGTCTCTGGGACTCTGCACAGATCTGGGGGGAGGGCGATCCAGGTGATTTTGCAGTTTGGGTCTAGCCCTCTGGCACAAGGTAGAGCAGCCCACAGACCCAAGGGGCTGTTCTGACAGCCGAGAGTAAGGCTGCTCCGGCCATGCCTCCTCCCCAGAAGCTCCCCCTCTCCTAGGGGTTGGGAAAGGGCCGGGTTAGCTCCCTGGAGCTCTCCCTTGCCCAGGGGGAATCCTGAGAGGGTCTCATCTCAGGGTTGCCAGCTGGTTTGTGCCACAGGAATGGCACCTGAGAAGTAGGTCCCTAGCCTGGTCGTGGCTCTCACTTCCCTTTACGGTCTTCACTTTCTGCCCTGGCCTTTCTGAACTCCCCTGAGGCAGCTGGTGTTGTTTGTTAACCCAGCAAGCCCTCCAGCAACCCATCTGCCCCCAGCAAGCAGCTGTCCCAGCCCCCTGGGGCtgctctctcttgccacagatgTACAAGTTTGTTATTGGAGACTTCTTTCATTTGAACTGCGAGTGACATCTGGTAGTTCTTTAGGTGAATTATGAGCCTATAAAACCTGGGAAGTTCTCGCTACAGCTTGTCCTCATCTTCTACTCCAGGTCCCTGACAGAGACTGGAAGACTTCACTAGCATCCTTCTGGCTGGGAAGGCCTTAATGGGATTCCCTTTGCAGCATACTGCCATGGGCAAGATGGGAAAGGAAGGGCAGGTGGGTGCCAAGGATATTTAGGGATAAAAATCCCAAGTGAAGTTGTAACTAGAGGAGCATGCCACAGAGACTGAGTCAGAAAATGGTAGATGTGCTAAAATAGCTATCAAGATTGGAGCGGTCCCTGGTCAATATGGACTGCATCCCTGCTAGGGCTGGCTGAAAATTTCCCATCAGAACTGGTTTTTGACAGAAGTTTTTCACAAAGAGTGTTtgttttccatggaaaacttcaattttctgtcaaaaactgagcacccaaaaactgaaatatttcaactgaaaaccaaaacatttctgtTTGGATTTACTGCCGTagtgccttatgggagttgtagttcaattGCCTCATGTCCCCCCTTCTCTTCTTTGGACCAGGCTCCCAGGCTGGACTCCATCTCCCGGGATGCAGCCCCGTCTCTCCTCGGGGAGAACCCCAGTCTGTAATGGGAATGAGTACATGACACACCAGGACTCCCATACGGCATTTGGACGACACATCCAAAAGGAAATTTTGGGGAGTTGACCAAAGTATTCTATTTTTTtgaatttttgccaaaaaaaatttttCGATGTCTTTGCCTATTAAACCTAGTGAGACCCATGACCCACCTGTTCCCATCAAGGAAGTGTCCAAAACCACTGGGGCTGTTCTCACTTGCTCTACCTACAAGTCAGTCACTGGAGACTTAAATTTATaagaaaatgattattttttccattttcatcaAATTTCCACAGGAATATattttttccaaccagctttagTAGCTACGTACTTGTAACAGTCTCAACACTGATGAGCCCACAGGGATGGGTGTAAAACCCTTCCGCTCCATGGCACCATGCATGTGTTCTAGACTCCCATCACTTGTATGAAGGGCTGTCAGATGGTCACTCAATAACaaacctaaaagtggcaattcttcaacaaaaaaacttcaaaatctTAAACAAcagttatttttcctctcttggtatcctgctgttaagtgaattgtctcgttagactgacctcacacttggtaaggcagctcccaccttttcatgtatttatacctgcttccggattttccactccatgcatctgatgaagtgggttctcgcccacaaaagcttatgcccaaataaatgtgttagtctctaaggtgccccaaggactCCTATGATCAcaggaccaccctgctacaactACTATCCCAGCTATGGTAATGTGTCTGTGGAGCCTTCCAACGGCCATGAGTAGCAGGGCCTCAGTTAAACACACTCATTCTGTGGTGGACCCTTCAGCAAGGAAATTTCGACACAGGCCCAGTTTCAAATGCATAACAGACTGGCAGGCTTCAAGAGCAGCCACTAGGgtcattgtttgtttttattactcCAGCAGGCTGGCTCCAGTCATTTGCATGTAACAAAGTCCAACACTGGGAATGGGCTTTGGCCAGAGAAGGCAGTGGTGGGGGTGCGGTGGATGCCCCATTGTAAAGCAGTTTAATGGAAGCCTCTGGTTAGGTACAAAAGAGCAATAAACTCCCCACACAGTCATTAAAAAAGCAAAAGCACATTGGTTCCAGGTTTAGTCCATCCAGATTATGGACttgtctgtgagagagagagagagagagagagagaactcagcTGCAGCATCTACCGTTGCGGCAGGATCTCTTCACTGATCAGTTAGCAGCGGCTGATGTCCCGCACTACAGTCTCCAGCTGCATCCAGGAATTCACAGCCCCTTTGCTATTCCTTCCTTTCCCTgtgctccctgtttcaccaggGCTGTTTCTTTATTGCCCTGCTCTGTAATTCCTCCTCTCCAATTTCTAGTTCTTTCCTTTCTGCAGTTTCCTTCCATCTTCCCCTGTTGTTCACCTGTCCTCTTTAAATCAGAGATGGGCTTGAGCAGCAGGTTTCGGATTTGAGTTTCAACCTCCTCAAAAGTCAGGGTATCTCTGATTTGTTCATAATGAGTTGGTGTTGGGGTGAGCAGGTCGGTGTGTGCACGAACCTGCAtacaccactgccctctactgaatggaatcagaactgctccgATGTATGTCATTAGTCCCGTACTGCTAATGGATCCTCTCGTTTAGCTTCAATGGTAGGGGCCTGTGCCAGGCAGTTAGCTGAGTATAGAATCTCTCTCCATGGTGACGTGACCGGGACGGGAGAATCATCGCATGACTTGAAAAGGAAATGTACCAAACTGGGGTGTTTATAGCTTCCTGGAGGGGACAGGCACAGAGGCTCTGATTCTCCTTGCTTTGCCCCTTGTGGTGTGTGTGAAGTAATTGTACGACATTACCCCTGCTGTGAGTGGGTGGGGAGGTCTGGTTTGGCAGCCATGTGCACCTTCTCTGTACACActgtgcacaggtgtaaatgaagaCACAAGGCGCAATGCAGCGGGAATCAATGCCCCAAGCATTGTCTGCCTAtagcctcttaggcctggtccacactaaaaagggggttcgaattagggtacgcaaattcagctacgtgaatagcgtagctgaattcgaagtaccctaattcgaactactcacccgtccagacgcggcggggtcgaactccgcggctccaaggtcgactccgccaccgccgtttgcagtggtggagtaccggagtcgaccgcggcgcttccggagttcgaactatcgcgtctagatcagacgcgatagttcgaactccgagaagtcgaactcaccgcgtcgacccgggcggtaagtgtggactagccccTAGGGAACAGCAATTCCCTGTGTTGTGAGAGTGACTGTTCTGTTACCCCTCAGTCTCACCCAGGTCCTGTTCAGCTTCTCGACAACTCTGCATAAGCTGCTTTGAAGGCTCATTGTCGCACTGTTTGCTGCCACGTGTGTGAAGGCACTGAGGAGTGTGTCTCTTTCCTTGCTAAATCCCCCATCGGAAGCGCAGACCTGCCTGGGGCAACCGGGGCAGGCCAGTTCCAGCAAGTGAGTCTGCTCCTGGGGGGGTGAGCTGTGCCCCTTTGGGAGCACAGTCTAGCTGGCTGGCCTGGTTATTTTGTCATCTGAGAACTCCCGGTGGAGGGGCTGGGGTCCGGCTGGCGGCGGACAGTGCAGTACCAGAGGCAGATGAAGAACCCTGCAGGTGGAAAGCACATCGTAAGCCTTTGGTAACTAGGGTTGCTCCATGGTGCCCATGTCAATAAGTGAGTAACATAGCACCAGGGCCCTCTGACTTCTGACCTCACAGCAACCTCCatgtcctttcccctccccccgcctggattcagaggtgggggcagcagcagcagaagcacacTGACCTGGTGGTGGCTGAAAACCGTGCTACTTATAACCACAATGACCAGGAACTAGCAGAAACCTCGAGGGGATTCTGCTGCTCCTAAATCAGTGGTAATAGAACCCTGGAGCTAATCCAGCCCTGCCCTCTGAGCCTCCTTCTGCAGAATCCCCCTTGACAAGGCTTTGCTTCAGGTCTTAAGCTACTTCTGGTTCCATCCCATTCATCCCACTGCCTGAACACGGGGCCCTGCAGCCTCACTGACCCAGGAAGGAGTTGATGATAGTGAAGAGGATGAGCTGAGGAATCAAGAAGACACCGAAACTGAGGAAGGCCAGTGCCCAGGTTGTTCCTAGCAGGCACGTCAGTCCCAGCACTGTCACCAGATCCTTCTTCACTTGTTCTTTCTGACTGTTCATGTTGGATCTCAATTTTCTCAGCATCCTCATGATGGTGACTAAGATGACCATGTTGAAGAGTACGGTGATACCAGCATAGCCCACGTTGAGGATGTAATGAACATCCTGGGCCTTGTCTGTGATCCAACACCtgtgggagaagaggaggagactTTCTATGCTAATGATGATTATGCCACATTGTGGGGATTGGCCCCGTGGCTGGGGAGGGATATCTTGCTTTGGGAATGGCACCACTCAATGAGAATTACACCATTCCAGCAAGGCCCCGGGGACCCAAGTCTTGTGGTCAGAGCCCAGATAGGGTAGCAGACATCCATGCAAGGGTGCTGGGGAGCCAGCTGCTTTGCGTGCCAGCAAACGGGATTCCCAATGAGGAGGACAGAAGGGACATCTGTCTCGGATGGGGTGGAAAGGCGTTTGGGGCTGCTTAGTGTTGCTGGTGAGTTCAGGCTCTAATTTGCCTTAGTAAACCCCTGCACGCCTTGGAAAGGGGGGACCACAGCAGTGCATGGGAAGGGTGTTGTGTTGGGGGAAGCCTATCGCGCCATAGCTGAGATGGGATTTCAATGCCAATGCAAAGGGAGCAGCACCATCTGTGGGGAAATGGCATCGTGGTTCTTGGCTGGAACCTTGCTTTGGAGACCTGCCCTGTTCTTTGGGAAGGGCAACATACTTGCAAAATTGCACTGCCTCTGGGGAGTCGGAGCATGTCTTGGGCAGAGGAtagcaccatccaccagaaatgGTCTAGTGATGTGTGAATGGCACTGTAGTTTTCAAACCATCCCACAATCCTGGGAGAGGCCGAAAGAGGACAATGCTGGCTACATGGCACAACTGTTCTAAACCAGCACCATGCACCCGGGAAAGTCACCATGTTTTGGAGAGTTGGACTTAGGCTATGTACACACGACAGCATACGTCGGTATAAGTTATGTTACTGAGGGGTGTGACTAAGCCACCCCCGAGTGATGTAAGTTATAATgacctaaaccaggggtctcaaactcaaatgaccccgagggccgcatgaggactagtgcattggcccgagggccgcatcactgacacgcccccttgctgcccctggccccacccccaatccaccccttccatgaggccccgcccctgccctgtctcttctccacctcctcccctaagcgcgcggctccccgctcctccccactccctcctggaaagtgctaagcgccaccaacagctgtttggtggcttggcggcggggcacttaggcggcgggtcccggaacagaaggggccccccaccgccgaagaccgggctgcgcttcggcggcggcgggtccctcttttccccaccccggccggtcccgcttccctcccccgccctggccggtcccgcttccctcccccgccccccggcccggccccggcgggtctcgcttcccttccccacccccggcctggcccggcgaGTCTcgtttcccttcccccaccccccggcccggcccggcccggccctggcgggtctcgcttcccttccccacccccggcccggcccggtgggtctcgcttcccttcccccccccccggcccggccccggcgggtctcgcttccctccccccccccggcccggcccggccccggcgggtctcgcgtccctcccccaccccccggcccggcccggcccggcccggcgggtcttgcttccggtcccccccccccccggcccggccccggccccggcggctcccgcttccccccccccttacccgagcgcgtctccggcgaggcctgagcttcatcccgctcagagccgcgtggtgagggggcggggctgtgagctccacgccgagcgcagcgctcagcccagagctcccagccccgccccctccccacgcggctcggatcggggcggggctcaggcgctcggacggagacgcgctcgggtaaggggggggagggaaaggctccaggagaggggcggaggcgggagcctccgcttttctcttgggggcccctgcggagcccggggcccggggcaaattgccccctttgccccccccctctgggcggccctggggagctccacgggccgcagggaagagctccgcgggccgcatgcggcccgcgggccgcatgtttgagacccctgacctaAACACTGgagtggacagtgctatgttggcaagAGAGCTTCTGCACCTCCGTAAGCTCTGTAGCATAGCCAGAGCCTTAATCTTCATTGCCTATGGATCTGATCAGAGCACTCCATGGATGGCACATTGCTTGGAGGTATGATACAAGGCTTAGGAGAATAGAACCACATTTTTTATTCTGCATTCTGCAGAAGATAGGACCATGTGGAAAAGAACCAGGAAGGACTGGGGAGCACAGAAGCTTTTAATGATTAGGAGACCTACTGTACCACTGGGAACCCAGCCTCAACCCCTGCTTGTCCTCATTATGGCAGAACGTGATTGTGTGTGGACCATCAAACCCATGTCTAGCACTTACATAGTTGTATTGTTGTAGCCCGTGTCGGTTTCAATTATGTGCAGCCCGTATGTCTCTTCCTTGAAGATGAGAATGCTAACCACAGTTAAGGCTGGCAGTCCTGTGTGGGAGGGAGATACACACTGACTATGATAGAACATGATGGGAATACATAAGAAGGACCCAAGTAATTGGAGGATAGGAAACTGGGTAGCATACAAAGGAGTTGGTCCTTGGACATAGGTAGGAAGAGGAGTATATTGGAGGAAGGAAGAATCCAGTAAGGCAGATGGGACAAGTGGTGATGGAATATGGGGCCATTTTAGAGAGCAGAAACACAAAGGCAGGTCATAGCTGTGTGAGCAGGATGCAGTTATGTCCCTCAAAAAAGTTTCTGCTGTCCCAGCACACTCCAGGTAAACCAGGCTGTCTTATATTAGATGTTGGTAGGGCACTGtagattccctcccccacccccctgtcaAGCATGGGAAACATAGACATGAGAGGTGGGCCCCATCAAAACCCCTGAGCATTTGGGGAGGGATTGGAAACCAAATCTGGATATAAACTCTGCAACCAGCCCCTACTTCTTTACTATGCAACAAGCTAATGCACTGCAAACAGACAGTTACTATATAATTCTAGAGCTGTGGTCCTCTGGCTCTCAGAATGCAGCTAAAGGAGCACTTTGATCAGCAGTGGACAGCCTCCCTCAAACAGGCCAATGCCTGGCTCTTACCACCCCCCAGATCTTGAGTGACTGAAATGTGGATACATCTGTCACTAGAATCTGGTGACACTGCAGAGAGTGCAGCGGAAGGGCTGTGGTTTTGGCAGGAGGGACGGAGCTCCTCATGGGTTGTGCGGGAGGTATCTTTCTGGGTAGAGAACATGCACTTACCCCAGCCAACGGCGCACAGCTTGAGGACATATCTCCTGATGTACACGTTGTAGACTTTGATCAAGAGCAGGTAGAGGTGGAAGCCCTCGATGGCCATCCAGGTCAAGCAAC
Encoded here:
- the ADGRG5 gene encoding adhesion G-protein coupled receptor G5 isoform X2 is translated as MQDNSNASCVFWVEGTENSSLGNWSSAGCETTHCKDIVLCQCKHLTYFAVLLKISSAPIDEAILAPLTYISMVGCSVSAAASLLTVLHYLTSRKKSRDYTTKIHMNLLGALFLLNVFFLLSGPLALVQSTWLCRGTAAFLQYSLLCCLTWMAIEGFHLYLLLIKVYNVYIRRYVLKLCAVGWGLPALTVVSILIFKEETYGLHIIETDTGYNNTTMCWITDKAQDVHYILNVGYAGITVLFNMVILVTIMRMLRKLRSNMNSQKEQVKKDLVTVLGLTCLLGTTWALAFLSFGVFLIPQLILFTIINSFLGFFICLWYCTVRRQPDPSPSTGSSQMTK